From the genome of Schaalia dentiphila ATCC 17982, one region includes:
- a CDS encoding FAD:protein FMN transferase: MAGSPGVARAGDAAPTWRSSFPAMGTRVDIIGWGGDGMAIVNAVVGVVARHEDMWSVFRPSSEVSRLNAAVASTGCGGGASRCGADSAVAGPGLVVGEETDRLLRDALALAEATGGTFNPLIGPLVAAWDTKAMRAAYVAGVPLPPAPSERVVEAALRASSWGLLSRVGERRWAMGAPAESVGGVDVPSPRLDLGGIAKGYTADACRDLAVALGARGVLVSVGTSSVSVFGTRADGSSWRAGLRDPHGGPTSVAGVVELPAGGMASLSTSGDNLGPLGGVRAVCAGSAAGSAVGPLVGPAADRRARETSRETSVGGGRVFDHHIIDPRTGYPAHAGVRQVSVVASSGVLAEALSTALLVDPSIDVSDVVARWSRLSGAPASTKVVSLVRAEQG; this comes from the coding sequence GTGGCTGGGTCTCCGGGGGTAGCTCGCGCTGGGGACGCTGCGCCCACGTGGCGATCCTCTTTCCCCGCGATGGGCACCCGCGTCGACATCATCGGCTGGGGCGGGGACGGTATGGCGATCGTCAACGCAGTCGTGGGCGTTGTTGCACGCCACGAGGACATGTGGAGCGTGTTCCGGCCTTCCTCCGAGGTGTCGCGACTCAATGCCGCTGTTGCTTCGACTGGGTGCGGTGGCGGTGCATCCCGTTGCGGGGCCGATTCCGCGGTGGCCGGCCCCGGCCTCGTCGTCGGTGAAGAAACCGACCGGCTGCTGCGTGACGCGCTGGCGCTCGCGGAGGCGACTGGGGGAACGTTCAACCCGTTGATCGGGCCGCTCGTTGCCGCGTGGGACACCAAGGCGATGCGGGCCGCGTACGTCGCGGGTGTGCCCTTGCCGCCCGCGCCGTCTGAGCGCGTTGTGGAGGCGGCGTTGCGGGCGTCATCGTGGGGCTTGCTGTCGCGCGTTGGCGAGCGGCGGTGGGCGATGGGTGCCCCTGCTGAGTCCGTGGGTGGTGTCGATGTGCCCAGTCCGCGCCTCGACCTGGGCGGCATTGCGAAGGGATACACCGCCGACGCGTGCCGTGACCTGGCTGTGGCCCTGGGGGCGCGTGGTGTGTTGGTGTCGGTGGGGACCTCGTCGGTGTCGGTGTTTGGGACTCGCGCCGACGGTTCCTCGTGGCGCGCCGGCCTGCGAGACCCCCATGGCGGGCCCACGTCGGTCGCTGGCGTCGTAGAACTGCCTGCGGGCGGCATGGCGTCCCTGTCGACGTCTGGCGACAACCTGGGGCCGCTGGGCGGTGTGCGTGCGGTTTGTGCGGGGTCTGCGGCGGGGAGTGCGGTGGGTCCTCTGGTGGGGCCTGCGGCGGATCGTCGTGCGCGTGAAACATCGCGTGAAACATCTGTCGGTGGTGGTCGAGTTTTCGACCACCACATCATCGACCCGCGTACGGGATACCCCGCTCATGCAGGTGTGCGACAAGTCAGTGTCGTGGCCTCGTCGGGTGTGCTGGCGGAGGCCCTGTCGACGGCACTGCTCGTCGACCCGTCCATCGATGTTTCGGACGTCGTGGCCCGATGGTCGCGCTTGTCTGGCGCCCCGGCCTCGACGAAGGTTGTGAGCCTTGTGCGTGCCGAGCAGGGATGA
- a CDS encoding ABC transporter permease has protein sequence MSRRAMFWRMVTSSILRRRSRVLIAILAVAIGATTLSGLVTIAVDVPAQLAREIRSYGANLVVTPAGDVPITDEAVAAATAQVPASALVGSAAFDYETVTINDQPYVAGGADLEAVHAMNPYWYVDGDWPAATGQILVGEQVASTIDVKAGDTITVSQLDAGASSKGAQVQSGAPAPGLKVDPRTVTLTVSGILKTGGNEDGYVYMSRQDMSTLTGQTGAVSLAEYSIALEGDQLSAIADAMNAANPEIHAQTVRRLAQSDTGVLTMLRSLLVVITVIVLALTMIGVSTTMIAVVTERRNEIGLRKALGATARSITREFMGEGVMLGLIGGLLGAGAGYGLAVLISTSVFHRSISLHPVILLGTVACSILIAVLACLPPVRRALAVDPALVLRGE, from the coding sequence ATGTCCAGACGAGCAATGTTCTGGCGGATGGTCACCTCCTCCATCCTGCGCCGTCGCTCCCGCGTCCTCATCGCGATCCTCGCCGTCGCCATCGGCGCGACCACGCTGTCCGGCCTCGTCACGATCGCCGTCGACGTGCCGGCCCAGCTGGCCCGAGAGATCCGCTCCTACGGCGCCAACCTCGTCGTCACCCCCGCCGGTGACGTGCCCATCACGGACGAGGCCGTGGCCGCCGCGACCGCCCAGGTGCCCGCGAGCGCTCTGGTCGGATCCGCAGCGTTCGACTACGAGACCGTCACCATCAACGACCAGCCCTACGTTGCGGGCGGCGCCGACCTGGAGGCCGTGCACGCCATGAACCCGTACTGGTACGTGGACGGGGACTGGCCTGCTGCGACGGGCCAGATCCTCGTCGGTGAGCAGGTCGCCTCGACGATCGACGTGAAGGCGGGGGACACGATCACAGTAAGCCAGCTGGACGCCGGCGCTTCCTCGAAGGGCGCGCAGGTACAGTCCGGCGCCCCGGCGCCCGGCCTCAAGGTCGATCCGCGTACCGTCACCCTGACCGTGTCCGGCATCCTCAAGACCGGAGGCAACGAAGACGGCTACGTGTACATGTCCAGACAGGACATGAGCACGCTGACCGGGCAGACCGGCGCCGTGTCGCTCGCCGAGTATTCGATCGCCCTGGAAGGCGATCAGCTCAGCGCCATCGCCGACGCGATGAACGCCGCGAACCCCGAGATTCACGCCCAGACCGTGCGCCGCCTCGCCCAGTCCGACACGGGCGTGCTGACGATGCTGCGCTCCCTCCTCGTCGTCATCACCGTTATCGTGCTGGCGCTGACTATGATCGGCGTGTCCACGACGATGATCGCCGTCGTCACCGAGCGGCGTAACGAGATTGGCCTGCGCAAGGCCCTGGGCGCCACCGCCCGATCCATCACCCGCGAGTTCATGGGTGAGGGCGTCATGCTCGGCCTCATCGGAGGCCTCCTGGGTGCCGGGGCCGGCTACGGCCTCGCCGTGCTCATTTCCACCTCCGTGTTCCACCGCTCCATCTCGCTGCACCCCGTGATCCTCCTCGGCACGGTCGCCTGCTCGATCCTCATCGCCGTCCTCGCCTGCCTCCCGCCCGTGCGCCGTGCACTGGCCGTCGATCCCGCGCTCGTCCTGCGCGGAGAATGA
- a CDS encoding ABC transporter ATP-binding protein, which translates to MTTSTATPASSAPTDALLSLEGVSKIYGDLHALDNVSLEIPRGQWVSIVGPSGSGKTTLMNIVGAMDTATKGTVMLDGHDISDLTADELTEVRCRTIGLVFQQFHLIGHLTALENVMVAQYYHSMPDEKEALEALDRVGLADRATHLPRQLSGGEQQRVCVARALINYPKLLLADEPTGNLDETNEEIVLDLFNQLHQDGTTLMVVTHDALVAEQGQREIRLDHGKVVKETWHDHDFEQRASGLVLPGRDGDARSGKDKVR; encoded by the coding sequence ATGACCACCTCCACCGCCACCCCGGCCTCGTCGGCCCCCACGGACGCGCTGCTGAGCCTCGAGGGCGTCTCGAAGATCTACGGGGACCTGCACGCCCTCGACAACGTCTCCCTCGAGATTCCGCGCGGCCAGTGGGTCTCCATCGTCGGCCCCTCCGGCTCCGGCAAGACCACCCTCATGAACATCGTCGGCGCCATGGACACCGCCACCAAGGGCACCGTCATGCTGGACGGCCACGACATCTCCGACCTGACCGCCGACGAGCTCACCGAGGTACGCTGCCGCACCATCGGCCTCGTCTTCCAGCAGTTCCACCTCATCGGCCACCTTACCGCCCTTGAGAACGTCATGGTCGCCCAGTACTACCACTCGATGCCCGACGAGAAGGAAGCCCTTGAGGCCCTGGACCGCGTCGGCCTCGCCGACCGCGCCACCCACCTGCCGCGCCAGCTCTCCGGCGGCGAACAGCAGCGCGTGTGCGTGGCGCGCGCCCTCATCAACTACCCCAAGCTGCTGCTGGCCGACGAGCCCACCGGCAACCTGGACGAAACCAACGAGGAGATCGTCCTCGACCTGTTCAACCAGCTCCATCAGGACGGCACGACCCTCATGGTCGTCACCCACGACGCGCTCGTCGCCGAACAGGGCCAGCGCGAAATCCGACTCGACCACGGCAAGGTCGTCAAGGAAACCTGGCACGACCACGACTTCGAACAGCGCGCCTCCGGCCTGGTCCTGCCCGGCCGCGACGGCGACGCGCGCAGCGGAAAGGACAAGGTGCGATGA